CGGGGTCGAGCGCGCCGACCTCCTCGACCCGGACGAACGTCTTCGCCCCCGGTGCCGTCCGGAGGTAGACGTCGGTGACGTCCAGGCTCCCGTCGCTGCTCTCGAGGTTCGCGATCGTGGTCTCGACGATCACGCTGTCGCCCGTCACGGGATCGTCGGTGGTCACGTTCACGTCGGTGATCTGTCCGTTGGCCTGTGCCGCGGACGTAGAGACTGCCACGACGCCGAGGCCGGCGAACGCGAGCGTACACACCGCGATGCAAACTGCCACCCGTCGTACGTTCGTACGTCCCGTCGTCGCCCCGGTCGAGTCGTCGGCCGGCCCCGGATCCCGAGGCCCGTCACCGATCGTATCGAGACCGTACATCAGTTACTGGCTACACACAAACACCCGCCGAGTTAAACAGTTGTCATCCCACGGTCAGATGTCCGGGACCCGTCCGGACGGTTCTCGACAGTTCGGATTCGCGTCGCGCTCTCGGACCCGTCTCAGGTATCCGGACATCGCCCGGTGCCCCTCCGGACCGGCTACCCGCCTCGGTTCACTCGAAGAGCCCCTCGACGTCGGCCGCCCGCGACCGTCGTCGCCCGACGTGCTCGCGCAATCGCTGTCGGACGATCGGCGTCGGATCGCGCACGCAGTCCAGCGTGAGCGTCACGAACGGGCTGGACTCGTCACCCGCGTCGAGGTCGGATTCCGCGTAGCCGAGGGCCGCCCGGAGCAGGTCGTCGTCGTCCGTCTCCGCGACCGCTTCCGCCGCCGCCACGACGCCCCCCGGGGTGAGGTCGTAGACGCCGACCGCCTCGCCGCCGAGGCGGACCTCCGGCGGTGACTCGCGGGTAGCGAGGTCCGGATCCGTGACGAGCCGCCCGAGCCACCCGACGAGCGCGTCGACGGCGAGCCGCTCGCGGACGCCCGTCCCGGTGTCCCCACCGGCGTCGATGTACCCGACCGCGCTTTCGGCGAGGCCGGCCGCGCCGGTCTCGTTGCCGCTCCGCGATTTATGTACGGCGGCGCACGCCTGTATCAGGCCTTGTAAATAGTCGTCGCGTTCGCCGGCCGGCGCCTCGAGCCACAGCTCCTCGAGTGGTTCGTGGGCCGCGAGGTGGCGGCCGACGTTGTAGAGGGCGATCCCGACCCGCAGCCGATCCATACTCGTCCGTTCCGCCCGCGTATATAAATGGTCGTCGCCGCGGAGGTAGTGTTCGAACAAGGGCTCGTAGCAGCAGCCGATACTGGTGGACGAAATCACATGGAACCGATGCACGAGGAGCACGCCGTTCGACGGCGCGACCGGCGGCTCACTCGTGCGTCGTGTGTACGTTCCTTTGTCCGTCAGCATCAGTCCACCAGAAAGCGGCTGTTCACCCGGCAGAAACGGTGTGGTTATATATCGCCGCCCCCGCGGCCGCCGTCCGACCTCGCCTGTCCCGACCGCCGCCCCCGACACCGCCCGTCCGAACACCGCACATCGAACCCCAGTGCAGTATAAAAAGCCCGGACCGACGGGTCGAACCCCGCCGACAGCGAGGGGCGACGGTCGACCGCGGCCTCGACCAGCGCCGTTCCGACGCCCTGCCCGCGCCGGCCGGGGCGGACGGCGACGGCGTCGACCTCACAGCCGTCGAGGACCAACGCGCCGACGATCCGGTCGCCGGCGACGGCGACGAGCGTCGACGACCGGGCGAGGCGGCCGCGCTCGACCGTCAACAGCGCTCCCTCGAGGATCGACCGGGCGGTCACGTACTCGTCGGGCGTCGCGGGACGGACGGCGACCGCGCGGCTCACGTTCCGCCCGGCGTCGCCCCACCTTTTATAAGCCTGAGCACCTGCACCGAGTCGACCTCGATCCGACGGTCCTCCGGGACGGGGCTGTCGCCGACGAGCACGGAGGCCTCCTGCGTCGAGAGGCCGACGGCCTCGAGGACGTCGCCGTAGGTCGCGTCGGCGTCGAGTTCGAGCTCGTGGGTCCCGCCGCCGAGTACTTCACACGTCACGTCCATACACCGGGAGACGGAATCGAGTGGTTTCAGCGTGCCGTTCCGGCCGCCCGGTCGGTACGGTCGCCCGGTCGGTACGGTCGGATTTATATATCAGCCAGGCCACCCCGGCGCTGGCTCGCGAGGCGCCACAGCGACCGGAGACCGAGCGCGACCACGCCCGCGCCGACGCCGAAAACGACGACGGAGACGAGCGTCCCGAGGTACGGGACGACTCCGAGAAGCGTCACCCCGACGACCCCGACGAGGAGCGCGAGCGGGCGGTTCCCGTACTCGGTGTACGAGAGTGCGATCGATCCCACGACGTACTGCCCGTAGACGCGGGCGACCCACCCCAACACGAGCGCCGAGAGGAGTCCCCCGACGGCGAGCGGGAGGCCGACAACGGTCACGGCGAGGACGCCGACCGCGAGGAGCGCGCCGACCGCCGCCGCCAGCCCCACGCCGACGGTGTAGACCGGCTCCGCCCGCGCCGTCTCGGTCGCCGAGTCGGCAAACCGCGGCGCGACCCGGAGGAGGATCAAGCCCAAGAGGAGGTCCCCGACGACGAGGGCGGCGCCGACGACGGCGGCAAGGATCTCGGTCGGCGGCCCGAGCGCGAGGTCGCGGCCGTCCTGGATCACCCCCTCGACGGTGCCGCCCCGGTCGTCGAGGTCGCCGACGTGATTGAGGCTCCCCCCGACGGTCGCCGTCTCGGCGAGGGTGACCGACCCGGCGACCGCCGAGGCATCGCCGCCGACCCGCCCGGCGAGGGTGACGTCTCCGGCGACCGCGCCGAAGGAGCGCTCGACGTCGGCCGTCTCCCCGACACGGACCGACCCGCCGTAGACGAGGACGTTGCCGCCGACCGACCCATCGATCGCGACCGACCCGCCGTAGGCGCGGACGATCCCCGTCACTTCGCCCCCCTCGGCGATACGGACCGACCCGCCGTAGACCCGGAGGTCGCCGTCGACCGTTCCTTCGACCACGACGGTCGCGCCGGTCGCGGAGGTGTCTCCGACCGTCTCTTCGGGGCCGACCTGGACCGACCCGCCGACGAGCGTTTCCGCGGCGACCGCACCCGGGAGGAGGGCGAGCGAGACGACGAGGCCGACGAGCGCGAGGCGGGCAACGGAGCGTCGCATAGCGGTGATCTAACCGCCGCCGTGTATATGTTTTCCGCGTCTCGTCGAGCGGAGCCAGCGGCTCTCGGAGGCACACACAGCCCGCCGTCTCGGGGCCTTTATGCCCGCCCCGACCGACGTCCGGATATGAGCGAGGCCGCTGCCGAGGACCGCGGGCGGGAGATCTGGATCGAGAAGTACCGCCCGCAGGCGCTCGACGAGATCGTCGGCCACGAGGGCATCACCGAACGGCTGAAGCAGTACATAAATCAGCAAGATTTGCCGCACCTTCTGTTCGCGGGGCCGGCCGGAACAGGGAAGACCACCTCATCTATCGCCGTCGCCAAGGAGATCTACGGCGACGACTGGCGGGAGAACTTCCTCGAGTTGAACGCCTCCGACCAGCGCGGGATCGACGTGGTCCGCGACCGGATCAAAAGCTTCGCCCGCGCCTCCTTCGGCGGCTACGACCACCGGGTGATCTTCCTCGATGAAGCCGACGCCCTCACTTCTGAGGCCCAGTCAGCGCTCCGCCGGACGATGGAGCAGTTCTCCGACAACACCCGGTTTATTCTCTCGTGTAACTACTCCTCGCAGATCATCGACCCGATCCAATCGCGGTGTGCGGTGTTTCGGTTCTCGCCGCTGGGCGAGGCGGCGATCGAAGAACAGATCGAGGCCATCGCGGAGGCCGAGGGCATCGAGATCACCGACGACGGCATGGACGCGTTGGTGTACGCCGCCGCGGGCGACATGCGAAAGGCGATCAACGGGCTGCAGGCCGCCGCCGTCGTGGGCGGCGTCGTCGACGAGGAAGCCGTCTACACGATCACCTCGACGGCCCGCCCCGAGGAGATCGAGACGATGGTGTCTGCGGCGCTCGACGGCGACTTCACGGCCGCCCGCGCCCAACTCGACACGCTGTTGACCGACGTCGGGATCGCCGGCGGGGACATCATCGACCAGATGCACCGCTCGGTCTGGGAGTTCGACCTCGGCGAGCGCGAGGCCGTCCGGCTGATGGAGCGCGTCGGCGAGGCCGACTACCGGATCACGGCGGGGGCGAACGAGCAGATC
The genomic region above belongs to Natronomonas moolapensis 8.8.11 and contains:
- a CDS encoding DUF309 domain-containing protein: MDRLRVGIALYNVGRHLAAHEPLEELWLEAPAGERDDYLQGLIQACAAVHKSRSGNETGAAGLAESAVGYIDAGGDTGTGVRERLAVDALVGWLGRLVTDPDLATRESPPEVRLGGEAVGVYDLTPGGVVAAAEAVAETDDDDLLRAALGYAESDLDAGDESSPFVTLTLDCVRDPTPIVRQRLREHVGRRRSRAADVEGLFE
- a CDS encoding GNAT family N-acetyltransferase yields the protein MSRAVAVRPATPDEYVTARSILEGALLTVERGRLARSSTLVAVAGDRIVGALVLDGCEVDAVAVRPGRRGQGVGTALVEAAVDRRPSLSAGFDPSVRAFYTALGFDVRCSDGRCRGRRSGQARSDGGRGGGDI
- the samp2 gene encoding ubiquitin-like small modifier protein SAMP2; its protein translation is MDVTCEVLGGGTHELELDADATYGDVLEAVGLSTQEASVLVGDSPVPEDRRIEVDSVQVLRLIKGGATPGGT
- a CDS encoding bactofilin family protein — protein: MRRSVARLALVGLVVSLALLPGAVAAETLVGGSVQVGPEETVGDTSATGATVVVEGTVDGDLRVYGGSVRIAEGGEVTGIVRAYGGSVAIDGSVGGNVLVYGGSVRVGETADVERSFGAVAGDVTLAGRVGGDASAVAGSVTLAETATVGGSLNHVGDLDDRGGTVEGVIQDGRDLALGPPTEILAAVVGAALVVGDLLLGLILLRVAPRFADSATETARAEPVYTVGVGLAAAVGALLAVGVLAVTVVGLPLAVGGLLSALVLGWVARVYGQYVVGSIALSYTEYGNRPLALLVGVVGVTLLGVVPYLGTLVSVVVFGVGAGVVALGLRSLWRLASQRRGGLADI
- a CDS encoding replication factor C small subunit, giving the protein MSEAAAEDRGREIWIEKYRPQALDEIVGHEGITERLKQYINQQDLPHLLFAGPAGTGKTTSSIAVAKEIYGDDWRENFLELNASDQRGIDVVRDRIKSFARASFGGYDHRVIFLDEADALTSEAQSALRRTMEQFSDNTRFILSCNYSSQIIDPIQSRCAVFRFSPLGEAAIEEQIEAIAEAEGIEITDDGMDALVYAAAGDMRKAINGLQAAAVVGGVVDEEAVYTITSTARPEEIETMVSAALDGDFTAARAQLDTLLTDVGIAGGDIIDQMHRSVWEFDLGEREAVRLMERVGEADYRITAGANEQIQLEALLASLSLDSE